The following coding sequences are from one Saccopteryx bilineata isolate mSacBil1 chromosome 3, mSacBil1_pri_phased_curated, whole genome shotgun sequence window:
- the IL1B gene encoding interleukin-1 beta translates to MAAVPELNNEVMAYYSDNENDLFFEVDGPQQTKCSFQDLALSSLGNESIQLKVSHQLCNTRFRQGVSVIIAAEKLKKIPNVCSETFLENDLRSLFFFIFAEEPIDCTWEDDCVSDAAFLSHKCRLWDRNQKPLVLCGPHELQALYLNRQDMHQQVVFSMRLVPGEESNKIPVTLGIKEKNLYLSCVMKDKPTLYLETVEPEHKLKTKEKRFIFNKIENRNKVEFESALYPNWYISTSQAEQTPVFLGNRRGGQDITDFTLEYLYQ, encoded by the exons ATGGCAGCAGTGCCTGAACTGAACAATGAAGTGATGGCTTACTACAG TGACAACGAAAATGACCTGTTCTTTGAGGTTGATGGCCCCCAACAGACTAAG TGCTCCTTTCAAGACCTGGCCCTCAGCTCCCTGGGGAATGAGAGCATCCAGCTGAAAGTCTCCCACCAGCTCTGCAACACGAGGTTCAGGCAGGGCGTGTCAGTCATTATCGCTGCGGAGAAGCTGAAGAAAATCCCCAATGTCTGCTCAGAGACCTTTCTGGAGAACGACCTGAGGAgcctctttttcttcatctttgcaGAAG AACCCATCGACTGCACGTGGGAAGACGATTGTGTGAGTGATGCAGCCTTCCTATCGCATAAGTGCAGACTATGGGACAGAAACCAAAAACCCCTGGTGCTGTGTGGACCGCATGAGCTGCAGGCTCTTTACCTCAACCGACAGGACATGCACCAACAAG tGGTGTTCTCCATGAGATTAGTGCCAGGAGAAGAAAGTAACAAGatacctgtgaccttgggcatcaaggAAAAGAACCTGTACCTGTCTTGTGTGATGAAGGACAAGCCCACCTTGTATCTGGAG ACAGTAGAACCCGAACATAAgttaaagacaaaggaaaagcgATTTATCTTCAACAAGATAGAAAATAGGAACAAGGTAGAATTTGAGTCTGCCCTGTACCCCAACTGGTACATCAGCACTTCACAAGCAGAACAGACTCCCGTCTTCCTAGGAAATAGAAGAGGTGGTCAAGATATAACTGACTTCACCTTGGAATACTTGTATCAATGA